The following proteins are co-located in the Spirosoma montaniterrae genome:
- a CDS encoding o-succinylbenzoate synthase has protein sequence MSLRADYLKYTLHFRFEAGTSRGTLTEKTSYLIRLFDDEDSSTIGYGECGPLKGLSYDDRPDFEEQLREYCREFTSLDLQLFSWNVPIVLNQLIDPKFPSILFGFETAMLDFLSGGRHIVHETEFTTGQRSLPINGLIWMGSAATMRQQIEEKIKAGFTTLKLKIGAIDFEQECDLLAMIRDRFSPEQITLRVDANGAFRPNEAMAKLERLATYGLHSIEQPIRAGQPEQMAELCRHSPLPIALDEELIGQMEYVHKYKLLKSIHPQYIILKPTLLGGMRHCDEWIELAGRLNIGWWITSALESNIGLNAIAQYTAQFKNLMPQGLGTGQLYYNNFDSPLTIREGYLHYHPGQPWDFSALQKSSIRSSVDK, from the coding sequence ATGAGTCTTCGAGCCGACTACCTGAAATACACGTTGCACTTTCGCTTCGAAGCGGGTACGTCGCGCGGTACACTTACCGAAAAAACGTCGTATTTAATCCGGCTCTTCGATGATGAAGACTCCTCGACCATTGGTTATGGCGAATGCGGTCCGCTCAAAGGGCTGAGCTACGATGACCGGCCCGATTTTGAGGAGCAGCTTCGTGAGTATTGCCGGGAGTTTACCAGCTTGGATCTCCAACTGTTTAGCTGGAACGTTCCCATTGTGCTGAATCAGCTCATAGACCCGAAATTTCCGAGTATTTTGTTTGGTTTTGAAACGGCCATGCTCGATTTTCTGTCGGGTGGGCGGCACATTGTTCACGAAACCGAATTTACGACCGGGCAGCGGTCCTTACCCATCAATGGGCTAATCTGGATGGGTAGCGCGGCCACAATGAGGCAGCAAATCGAAGAGAAAATTAAGGCCGGTTTCACAACGCTCAAACTGAAAATCGGGGCCATTGATTTCGAGCAGGAATGCGACCTGCTGGCAATGATCCGCGACCGCTTTTCGCCCGAACAGATTACGCTGCGGGTTGATGCCAACGGAGCATTCCGGCCCAACGAAGCAATGGCGAAACTCGAACGCTTGGCCACCTACGGCCTGCACTCCATCGAACAGCCCATCCGTGCCGGACAGCCCGAACAGATGGCCGAATTATGCCGCCATTCACCCCTGCCCATTGCCCTCGACGAAGAACTGATCGGGCAGATGGAATACGTCCATAAATACAAGCTGCTAAAGAGCATACACCCGCAGTATATCATCCTGAAACCCACGCTGTTGGGCGGAATGCGCCATTGCGACGAGTGGATCGAACTGGCCGGGCGGCTGAATATCGGCTGGTGGATTACCTCGGCTCTCGAATCGAATATTGGCCTGAACGCCATTGCCCAGTACACGGCACAGTTTAAGAATCTGATGCCGCAGGGGTTAGGCACGGGGCAACTATACTACAATAATTTCGACAGCCCGCTTACCATTCGCGAAGGCTATCTGCATTATCACCCCGGTCAGCCGTGGGATTTTTCGGCCTTACAGAAAAGCTCAATCCGGTCGTCAGTCGATAAATGA
- a CDS encoding antitoxin Xre-like helix-turn-helix domain-containing protein has protein sequence MNVPISRIVAALGGEQLINHRVRQEFDLMDVAIEGLPIASVAYLQNNFGFTNKEMSHILAISESTYQRRVRAKTRLTQDESEKAISLAEVYEKGMEVFQNKEDLDDWLTAKIPSLQNRRPITLLGSMLGRKQVMNVLNAILHGIYL, from the coding sequence ATGAACGTACCAATCAGTAGAATAGTAGCAGCTTTGGGAGGAGAGCAGCTAATCAATCACCGTGTTCGTCAGGAGTTCGATTTAATGGATGTGGCAATAGAAGGTCTGCCTATTGCATCAGTTGCTTATCTGCAAAATAACTTCGGCTTCACTAACAAGGAGATGAGTCATATTTTGGCAATTTCAGAAAGCACGTATCAACGGAGGGTCCGCGCCAAAACCAGGCTTACACAGGATGAAAGCGAAAAAGCTATCTCCTTAGCCGAAGTTTATGAAAAGGGAATGGAAGTTTTTCAAAATAAGGAAGACCTTGATGACTGGCTCACAGCTAAAATTCCCTCTTTACAAAATAGAAGACCAATTACGCTGTTAGGCTCCATGCTGGGGCGTAAACAGGTTATGAATGTATTAAATGCCATCTTACATGGTATCTATTTGTAA
- the lpxK gene encoding tetraacyldisaccharide 4'-kinase, translated as MRKWLLLPVSWLYGWVMNVRNILFDKGLFVSLMPDVPTICVGNLTVGGTGKTPAVEYLIKWYVRNEPGVPLETVTLSRGYGRRTKGFRITTESDTADTVGDEPLQLYRKFGHLVRVCVGERRADAIQFILRQFPETERILLDDAFQHRAVRSHLNVLLMDYNRPFYDDYPFPAGRLRESRHGASRANVIIVTKCPDNLNATERTAIEAHIRPYARPETPVFFAGLHYEQPVSFATHQSANGLTNVVLVSGLANADPLERYVSQVFKLVRHHRFADHYAYSRTNLNALLASLPTDAALLTTEKDWVKIDVLLTPNERATLPLYYLPVAMRFLEGEERFSALLTQDALKKS; from the coding sequence GTGAGAAAATGGCTGCTCTTACCAGTTAGTTGGTTGTATGGCTGGGTAATGAATGTTCGTAACATACTGTTTGACAAGGGTTTATTCGTTTCATTGATGCCTGACGTCCCAACCATTTGTGTTGGCAATCTAACCGTTGGCGGCACCGGTAAGACGCCAGCGGTAGAATATTTGATTAAGTGGTATGTTCGCAACGAGCCGGGTGTGCCTCTTGAGACGGTAACGCTGAGCCGAGGTTACGGACGACGCACAAAAGGCTTTCGGATAACAACGGAATCAGACACTGCCGACACCGTTGGCGACGAACCGCTGCAACTCTATCGCAAGTTCGGCCACCTTGTCCGGGTGTGCGTGGGCGAACGCCGGGCCGATGCCATTCAATTTATTTTGCGGCAATTTCCTGAAACCGAACGGATTCTGTTAGACGATGCGTTTCAGCACCGCGCCGTTCGTTCGCACCTAAACGTGCTGCTCATGGACTACAACCGACCGTTCTACGACGATTATCCGTTTCCTGCCGGGCGGCTGCGCGAATCGCGGCACGGAGCCAGTCGGGCCAACGTTATTATCGTTACCAAATGCCCCGACAACCTGAACGCAACCGAACGGACCGCTATCGAAGCGCACATCCGGCCCTATGCCCGGCCCGAAACGCCGGTATTTTTTGCCGGGTTGCATTATGAGCAACCTGTTTCATTTGCCACTCATCAATCGGCCAATGGGCTGACGAATGTGGTGCTGGTATCGGGTTTAGCCAACGCCGATCCGCTCGAACGCTATGTTAGTCAGGTATTTAAGCTGGTTCGCCATCATCGTTTTGCCGACCATTATGCCTACTCCCGAACCAATCTCAACGCCCTGCTGGCAAGTCTGCCCACGGATGCGGCCTTGCTGACCACGGAAAAAGACTGGGTAAAAATAGATGTATTACTGACGCCCAACGAACGCGCTACGTTGCCGCTGTATTATTTGCCGGTGGCTATGCGTTTTCTGGAAGGTGAAGAACGGTTTAGCGCGTTGTTAACACAAGACGCCCTTAAAAAAAGTTAA
- a CDS encoding putative porin, with amino-acid sequence MNQRFLFLLLFSIAALSGRAQQFPGTTQPGQFPGGFGNQQGRPTGSGNSQSSSSGGIDDSTKVIYGPKSTRYILEDDVLNNRQKQYLVDTTMDDVHRYLYVHRTQNQYQDLGNLGTPMRPVFVQVPDQLGSQTGYSVFSEYAYNPMNVKYFNTRSPFTDMYVALGGRNQNILRFDFAQNITPRWNVGFALQRFTSNRQFGAQGQTSQLNRQLAENWGFLGHTNYQSKNNKYTLLMNFINMNHSLGEQGGLIPGQFLDGSINRFAYTGDARLSSGVVQTGFAPAVPGPRGNEIRNNWHVYQQYVLDKGFQIYDRLEYQRQKNSYRDDTLRFNQEPRQVTDNLVLPGFYPSRRNDPNLTTLGDTSRILVDARFRVLDNQFGVKGIYQLGKSAFNYRAYLRNRLLGQYTLYNTGRAVENEYETRRLETFVGGWLGYYFPDSLSRLTAELEYQLGGGFRLKGQLESKWFTAGYTAMLVQPTLLQERFESIVFNWRNSGLRGFNHAYGRLNLRYKGIRLEPGLDYHLLSNYIYFDTNAVARQDNGSFSVLRTGLGYQYQRGRFLLAGQAYYTLQSRDDVLRTPPFFWNGRFQYELIYAKVLYIQVGVDLHYKSPYFADAYMPVTQQFHLQNRQRVEGYVLADLYANLRVNRTRLFVKLTHANQGVLQGPGYFVAPDFLQMRRGFAFGVDWYLFD; translated from the coding sequence ATGAATCAGCGTTTTCTTTTTCTCCTATTGTTCAGTATAGCTGCCCTTTCGGGCCGGGCGCAGCAATTTCCGGGCACCACCCAGCCGGGGCAGTTTCCGGGCGGCTTTGGCAATCAGCAGGGACGCCCCACCGGCAGCGGCAACAGTCAGTCGAGCAGTTCCGGTGGTATCGACGATTCTACGAAGGTTATTTACGGGCCTAAATCGACGCGGTATATTCTGGAAGACGACGTGCTGAACAATCGGCAGAAACAGTACCTCGTTGACACAACGATGGACGACGTGCATCGGTATCTGTACGTACACCGAACGCAGAATCAATATCAGGATTTGGGGAATCTGGGAACACCCATGCGCCCGGTATTCGTGCAGGTTCCCGACCAGTTAGGGTCGCAGACGGGGTATTCAGTATTTTCAGAATACGCGTATAACCCCATGAATGTCAAGTATTTCAACACCCGTTCGCCGTTTACGGACATGTATGTGGCATTGGGCGGGCGCAATCAGAACATTCTTCGGTTCGATTTCGCGCAGAACATCACTCCCCGCTGGAATGTGGGCTTTGCGCTGCAACGATTTACATCGAACCGGCAATTTGGCGCACAGGGGCAAACCAGTCAGTTGAACCGACAACTCGCTGAAAACTGGGGTTTTCTGGGACACACGAACTACCAGTCGAAAAACAATAAATATACGTTGTTGATGAACTTCATCAACATGAACCATAGCTTAGGTGAACAGGGGGGACTGATACCGGGTCAGTTTCTTGACGGAAGCATCAATCGGTTTGCGTATACGGGCGATGCACGCCTGTCGAGTGGGGTTGTACAAACGGGTTTTGCACCGGCAGTACCTGGCCCGCGCGGTAACGAAATTCGCAACAATTGGCATGTGTATCAGCAATATGTATTAGACAAAGGGTTCCAGATTTATGACCGGCTCGAGTACCAGCGGCAAAAAAATTCGTACCGCGATGATACGTTGCGGTTCAATCAGGAACCGAGGCAAGTAACGGATAATCTGGTTTTGCCGGGCTTTTACCCATCCCGACGCAACGACCCGAACCTGACTACGCTGGGCGATACGTCGCGTATTCTGGTCGATGCCCGGTTTCGGGTGCTTGATAATCAATTCGGTGTAAAGGGCATTTACCAACTTGGCAAGTCGGCGTTCAACTATCGGGCATATTTGCGGAACCGGCTGTTGGGCCAGTATACGCTGTACAATACCGGGCGTGCTGTTGAGAATGAATATGAAACCCGGCGGCTCGAAACGTTTGTAGGCGGCTGGCTTGGCTATTATTTCCCGGATAGTCTTTCACGATTGACGGCAGAACTGGAATATCAGTTAGGTGGCGGATTTCGGCTGAAGGGGCAGCTTGAAAGCAAGTGGTTCACAGCGGGTTACACGGCCATGCTGGTACAGCCAACGCTGTTGCAGGAGCGATTCGAGAGTATTGTATTCAACTGGCGTAACAGCGGCCTGCGTGGTTTCAACCACGCGTATGGCCGGCTGAATCTGCGCTACAAGGGCATCCGGCTCGAACCGGGTTTAGACTATCATCTGCTCAGTAATTACATTTACTTCGACACCAACGCCGTAGCCCGGCAAGACAATGGTTCGTTCAGCGTACTGCGAACGGGGCTGGGCTATCAGTATCAACGGGGGCGATTTCTACTGGCTGGGCAAGCGTATTACACCTTGCAATCGCGCGACGACGTGCTGCGAACACCGCCGTTTTTCTGGAATGGCCGGTTCCAGTACGAGCTGATTTATGCCAAAGTACTTTACATTCAGGTGGGTGTCGATCTGCATTATAAATCGCCGTATTTTGCCGATGCCTACATGCCTGTAACACAGCAATTTCATCTGCAAAACCGGCAGAGGGTCGAAGGCTATGTGCTGGCCGATCTGTACGCCAATCTGCGCGTCAACCGAACCCGGCTATTCGTAAAACTCACCCACGCCAATCAGGGCGTGTTGCAGGGACCGGGCTATTTTGTGGCACCCGATTTCTTACAAATGCGCCGAGGCTTCGCATTCGGCGTCGATTGGTATCTGTTCGATTAG
- a CDS encoding 3-keto-disaccharide hydrolase has translation MMSVLPALLFFSLMLNTPLFDGRSFRGWEGDTARLWHIRDGALVGGSLTEMVKNNDFLCTTRSYKNFELTLNWKLVGTGFVNAGVQFRSQRLTNPAYEMTGYQADLGKGYWGCLYDESRRNTVLARPDSAQVQRVLRLNDWNEYKIRCNGPRIQIWLNGLQTVDYTEPDPAIPQTGVIGLQIHGGGKAEASYKNISIEELP, from the coding sequence ATGATGAGCGTACTTCCTGCTTTACTATTCTTCAGCCTGATGCTAAACACACCCCTGTTCGATGGTCGGTCGTTTCGGGGCTGGGAGGGCGATACGGCCCGGCTGTGGCACATCCGCGATGGGGCATTGGTGGGCGGTTCGCTCACCGAAATGGTAAAAAACAACGATTTCCTTTGCACTACCCGCTCCTATAAAAACTTCGAGTTGACGCTGAACTGGAAATTGGTCGGCACGGGCTTTGTCAATGCTGGTGTACAATTCCGCAGTCAGCGGCTAACGAATCCGGCTTATGAAATGACGGGCTATCAGGCCGATTTGGGTAAAGGCTACTGGGGCTGTCTGTACGACGAATCGCGCCGAAACACAGTACTGGCCCGGCCCGACTCCGCGCAGGTGCAACGCGTGTTGCGACTCAATGATTGGAATGAGTACAAAATTCGCTGCAACGGCCCGCGCATTCAAATCTGGCTCAATGGCTTGCAGACCGTCGATTATACCGAACCTGACCCGGCTATTCCGCAAACGGGCGTTATTGGTCTGCAAATTCACGGAGGTGGCAAGGCCGAGGCTTCCTACAAAAACATCAGCATTGAAGAATTACCTTAA
- a CDS encoding GMC oxidoreductase, translating to MDSFQYQKPPVQYDVAIVGSGAGGGMAAYTLAKAGAKVVLLEAGGYYDPADPKYITQMKWPWESPRRGAGTTRAFGDFDAAWGGWDIEGEPYTTAKGTEFHWFRSRMLGGRTNHWGRISLRFGPDDFRRKSMTGVGEDWPIGYDDIKPFYDRVDKLIGVFGSVENFPNEPDGIFLPPPKPRLHELMIRKGAKSIGIPVIPSRLSILTKPINNERGACFYCSQCGRACQAYADFSSSSVLVKPALKTGNVTLINGAMVREVITDPATGLCTGVSYVDTQTLQEVTVRAKSVVLAASAGETARLLLNSKSSRFPTGLANGSNVVGKYINDSTGASRSAFVPALMDRKRYNEDGVGGMHVFTPWWLDNKKLDFPRGYHIEYWGGMGMPAYGFGWGIEAMNGMMAARDGSKKPGGGYGASLKDDYRRFYGAYVGMAGRGEPVPLESNYCEIDPNVVDKYGIPVLRFNYKWSDYEVKQAKHMQDTFEQIIHSMGGIALGQKPGPENSYGLEAPGKIIHEVGTARMGNDPKTSALNKFQQAHDVKNLFVVDAAAFPSQGDKNVTWTILAASMRTSEYLIDQVKQKNI from the coding sequence ATGGATTCTTTCCAATATCAAAAACCGCCGGTTCAGTACGACGTAGCCATTGTTGGCTCCGGAGCTGGGGGTGGTATGGCCGCCTACACATTGGCAAAAGCCGGGGCAAAAGTCGTGCTGCTCGAAGCGGGCGGCTACTACGACCCCGCCGATCCCAAATACATTACGCAAATGAAATGGCCCTGGGAGTCGCCCCGGCGCGGAGCGGGTACAACGCGAGCCTTCGGCGATTTCGACGCGGCCTGGGGCGGCTGGGATATTGAAGGCGAACCCTATACCACAGCCAAAGGCACTGAATTTCACTGGTTTCGGTCGCGGATGCTGGGCGGTCGCACCAACCACTGGGGGCGTATCTCCCTGCGCTTCGGTCCCGACGACTTCCGGCGCAAATCCATGACCGGCGTGGGCGAAGACTGGCCCATCGGCTACGATGACATCAAACCCTTCTACGACCGGGTCGATAAACTGATCGGCGTGTTTGGCTCGGTAGAGAATTTTCCCAACGAACCCGACGGTATTTTTCTGCCCCCACCCAAGCCGCGTCTGCACGAGCTGATGATTCGGAAAGGGGCCAAGAGCATCGGCATCCCGGTGATTCCCTCGCGGCTGAGTATTCTGACGAAACCCATTAACAATGAGCGCGGAGCCTGTTTTTATTGCAGCCAATGCGGGCGTGCGTGTCAGGCGTATGCCGATTTCTCGTCGTCGTCGGTGCTGGTAAAACCGGCTCTGAAAACGGGTAACGTCACGCTCATCAATGGAGCAATGGTACGCGAGGTAATCACCGACCCGGCAACGGGCCTTTGCACGGGCGTGAGCTACGTAGACACCCAGACGTTGCAGGAGGTGACTGTTCGCGCCAAAAGCGTGGTGCTGGCTGCCAGTGCGGGTGAAACGGCCCGACTGCTGCTCAACTCCAAATCGAGCCGCTTCCCGACGGGCCTTGCCAATGGTAGTAACGTGGTTGGTAAGTACATCAATGATTCTACCGGAGCCAGCCGGTCGGCATTTGTACCGGCCCTGATGGATCGCAAACGCTATAACGAAGACGGCGTGGGCGGAATGCACGTGTTTACACCCTGGTGGCTCGATAACAAGAAGTTAGACTTCCCGCGTGGCTACCACATCGAATACTGGGGCGGTATGGGAATGCCTGCCTACGGTTTTGGCTGGGGTATCGAAGCGATGAATGGCATGATGGCCGCCCGCGATGGCAGCAAGAAACCGGGCGGTGGCTATGGAGCCAGTTTGAAAGACGACTACCGCCGGTTCTACGGAGCTTATGTGGGTATGGCTGGTCGGGGAGAGCCGGTGCCGCTCGAAAGCAACTACTGCGAAATTGACCCGAATGTGGTCGATAAGTATGGTATTCCGGTGCTACGGTTCAACTACAAATGGTCTGATTATGAGGTGAAGCAGGCCAAACACATGCAGGATACTTTCGAGCAGATTATTCACTCGATGGGCGGCATTGCGCTGGGTCAGAAACCTGGCCCCGAAAACAGCTACGGGCTGGAAGCTCCGGGCAAAATCATTCATGAAGTAGGTACGGCGCGTATGGGCAACGATCCCAAAACTTCGGCCCTGAACAAGTTCCAGCAGGCCCACGACGTTAAAAACCTGTTTGTAGTCGATGCAGCAGCGTTCCCCTCGCAGGGCGACAAAAACGTAACCTGGACTATTCTGGCAGCATCCATGCGCACGAGCGAATATTTGATCGATCAGGTGAAGCAGAAAAACATATGA
- a CDS encoding helix-turn-helix domain-containing protein: MTFTELIALIEQGESNRLEFKRTLSSAHRIARTLAAFANTAGGTLLIGVADDGRITGVSSELREMRKIEEATDQLINPPLTVSYQTIAPDGRNVLIINVPESDEKPHTAISEAGKHTIYVRARDKSVPTNQLIINPEPADAQLLKSPTARTLIQYLRKNDHITADKFAKLINVSEYRATKLLRQFAGQGLLLLIDNQRAGRYALKLTE, encoded by the coding sequence ATGACTTTCACTGAACTCATCGCATTGATTGAACAGGGCGAGAGCAACCGGCTGGAGTTTAAACGAACGCTCTCATCGGCACACCGCATTGCCCGCACACTGGCCGCGTTTGCCAATACGGCAGGTGGTACGCTGCTCATCGGCGTGGCCGACGACGGGCGGATTACGGGTGTATCGTCGGAACTGCGCGAGATGCGTAAAATTGAAGAAGCTACCGACCAACTCATCAACCCTCCGCTTACAGTCAGCTACCAAACCATTGCCCCCGATGGTCGCAACGTACTCATCATCAACGTGCCTGAAAGCGATGAGAAACCCCACACAGCCATCAGCGAGGCCGGTAAGCACACAATTTACGTGCGGGCCAGAGATAAATCAGTGCCGACCAATCAACTGATTATCAACCCCGAACCTGCCGACGCGCAACTGCTCAAATCGCCCACAGCCCGAACGCTGATTCAGTACCTGCGTAAAAATGACCACATCACCGCCGACAAATTCGCCAAACTCATCAACGTGTCGGAATACCGGGCGACCAAACTGTTGCGTCAGTTTGCCGGGCAGGGATTATTATTGCTCATCGACAACCAACGCGCCGGGCGGTATGCGCTGAAACTCACAGAATGA
- the hemF gene encoding oxygen-dependent coproporphyrinogen oxidase, whose protein sequence is MVTEQRISKETIATFFMDLQDRICRSLEDADGGATFREDAWQRPGGGGGRSRIITDGAVIEKGGVGFSAVHGEATEATLRSLNLTEPAEFYATGVSIVLHPRNPMVPIIHMNVRYFEVSTATFVGGHNWFGGGIDLTPHYVDEDDARWFHTYLKTVCDRHAVADYSRFKTWADDYFYIPHRQETRGIGGIFFDYLKPTDDVDKADLFAFVQDVGNAFAPIYTHFMHQNRELPFGEREKQWQLLRRGRYVEFNLVWDRGTKFGLETNGRTESILMSMPPQANWIYDHHPEANTREAETLGWLRKGIDW, encoded by the coding sequence ATGGTAACTGAACAACGTATCTCGAAAGAAACGATAGCCACCTTTTTCATGGACCTACAGGACCGTATCTGTCGGTCGCTCGAAGACGCCGATGGCGGGGCCACCTTCCGCGAAGACGCCTGGCAACGGCCCGGTGGGGGCGGGGGCCGCTCGCGCATCATTACCGATGGAGCCGTGATTGAAAAAGGGGGCGTGGGGTTTTCTGCCGTTCATGGCGAAGCCACCGAGGCTACCTTACGCTCGCTGAACCTGACCGAACCGGCTGAGTTTTATGCTACCGGCGTGTCGATTGTGTTGCACCCGCGCAACCCGATGGTGCCGATTATTCACATGAATGTGCGGTATTTCGAAGTGAGTACGGCAACATTCGTTGGGGGCCACAACTGGTTTGGCGGTGGCATCGACCTGACCCCGCACTATGTGGATGAAGACGACGCCCGCTGGTTTCACACCTACTTGAAAACCGTTTGCGACCGCCACGCCGTAGCCGACTACAGCCGGTTTAAAACTTGGGCCGATGATTATTTTTATATTCCCCACCGGCAGGAAACACGCGGTATCGGCGGCATCTTTTTCGATTACCTCAAACCAACCGACGACGTCGACAAAGCCGATCTGTTTGCGTTTGTGCAGGACGTGGGCAACGCCTTTGCGCCCATTTACACGCATTTTATGCACCAGAATCGCGAATTACCCTTTGGCGAACGCGAAAAACAGTGGCAGTTACTGCGCCGGGGCCGCTATGTGGAGTTTAATTTGGTCTGGGACCGGGGAACGAAATTTGGATTAGAAACCAATGGCCGTACTGAATCCATTTTGATGAGTATGCCCCCGCAGGCCAACTGGATTTACGACCACCACCCCGAAGCCAACACCCGCGAGGCTGAAACGCTCGGCTGGTTACGAAAAGGCATTGACTGGTAA
- a CDS encoding thioredoxin family protein: MSIDSPVITPDLIASAMTYDQYVALSTERFNEGRSTTIDPHYNTPEILGYVKLNLHRMSRLHRLTTLEPELRKALAEVLEPWTWLVLTESWCGDAAQSLPVIDLMASESPSITVGYLLRDENPALMNAYLTNGGRSIPKLICLRTRDLSEIGTWGPRPAGLQNLMIDWRTEKLPLSEAVERAQRWYNDDHTQSVQAELLTLVRGWSKISV, from the coding sequence ATGTCAATCGACTCGCCCGTTATCACGCCCGACCTTATTGCGTCGGCCATGACGTATGACCAGTATGTTGCGCTGTCAACCGAACGTTTCAACGAAGGCCGCAGCACCACTATCGATCCACACTACAACACGCCCGAAATTCTGGGTTATGTGAAGCTGAATCTGCACCGCATGAGTCGCCTGCATCGACTGACAACCCTTGAGCCGGAACTGCGTAAAGCACTGGCGGAGGTGCTGGAACCGTGGACGTGGCTCGTACTGACCGAATCGTGGTGTGGCGACGCGGCCCAGAGCCTGCCGGTGATTGATCTGATGGCTTCCGAATCGCCGAGTATTACGGTTGGCTATCTGCTGCGCGACGAAAATCCTGCACTGATGAATGCCTACCTGACCAACGGGGGTCGATCTATTCCGAAACTGATTTGTTTGCGCACCCGCGATCTGAGCGAAATTGGTACCTGGGGGCCGCGCCCGGCGGGTTTACAGAACCTGATGATAGACTGGCGCACCGAAAAACTGCCCCTGTCGGAGGCTGTTGAGCGGGCGCAGCGGTGGTACAACGACGACCACACCCAGTCGGTACAGGCTGAACTTTTGACGCTGGTCCGGGGTTGGTCAAAAATTAGCGTATAG
- a CDS encoding RES family NAD+ phosphorylase, with protein sequence MNLYRIASTKYADDLTGTGGLFGPGRWHREGTRILYTSEYVSLAKIEILANSKRLPNDQSLIMLKIPDSASIMSLEPDQLPTDWRDVPYLPALADLTDQWLREGQFWIMRVPSAQSPTEYNYLLNPLHPEHRTLHISSIEPHPFDTRLK encoded by the coding sequence GTGAATTTGTACCGCATTGCCTCAACAAAATATGCTGATGACCTCACCGGCACTGGTGGACTTTTCGGACCCGGTCGCTGGCACCGCGAGGGCACTCGCATTCTTTACACCTCTGAATATGTATCGCTGGCAAAAATAGAAATCTTGGCTAACTCGAAAAGATTACCTAACGACCAGTCTTTGATTATGTTGAAAATCCCCGACTCGGCCAGCATCATGAGTCTCGAACCAGACCAGTTACCCACCGACTGGCGCGACGTTCCATATTTACCTGCTCTCGCCGACCTTACCGACCAATGGCTGCGCGAGGGGCAGTTCTGGATTATGCGCGTCCCATCGGCGCAGTCGCCTACTGAATACAACTACCTGCTTAACCCGCTCCATCCCGAACACCGCACACTACACATCAGCAGTATTGAACCGCACCCGTTCGATACCCGCCTGAAATAG
- a CDS encoding gluconate 2-dehydrogenase subunit 3 family protein, protein MKRRDLLKTIPVTALGMAVAPAEAAVPAPPDTKPLKIPGGRQKFEAERDAKLNAEKFFTPHELQTVTVLADIIIPADERSGSASQAGVPAFIEFMMKDQPRSQTPMRGGIRWLDNTCVKRYGKQFVQCTKAQQIDMVEQIAYPAKATPDMTQGAAFFSLMRNMTASGFYTSQIGIKDLGYVGNVPNQWNGVPDDVLKQYGLAYEDRELAWWKE, encoded by the coding sequence ATGAAACGCAGAGACCTCCTCAAAACGATACCCGTAACGGCCCTCGGCATGGCCGTTGCACCCGCCGAAGCCGCTGTTCCGGCTCCACCCGACACCAAACCGCTCAAAATTCCGGGCGGGCGACAGAAGTTTGAAGCCGAACGCGACGCGAAGCTCAACGCCGAAAAATTCTTTACTCCCCACGAGCTGCAAACCGTGACGGTGCTGGCCGACATTATCATTCCTGCCGATGAGCGGTCGGGGAGTGCATCGCAGGCGGGCGTACCGGCGTTTATCGAGTTTATGATGAAAGACCAGCCGCGCAGCCAGACCCCTATGCGGGGCGGCATTCGCTGGCTCGATAACACCTGCGTAAAACGCTACGGCAAGCAGTTTGTGCAATGCACGAAAGCCCAGCAGATCGACATGGTGGAGCAGATTGCTTACCCGGCCAAGGCCACTCCCGACATGACGCAGGGCGCGGCTTTCTTCAGCCTGATGCGCAACATGACTGCCAGCGGTTTTTACACAAGTCAGATCGGTATCAAAGACCTCGGCTATGTAGGTAATGTGCCCAATCAGTGGAACGGCGTTCCCGACGACGTGTTGAAGCAATACGGCCTGGCTTACGAAGACCGCGAACTGGCGTGGTGGAAAGAATAA